The genomic region CGCATCGCTCTGCTTCCGGGAAGCAGGAAGCAGGAGATCCGCAGGCACCTTCCTCTCTTTCTGAAGGCTGCGGAGAACCTGTCCCAGAGGCGAGAGGATTGCTCTTTTCATCTTCTGGAGGCCTCCAGCCTTTCTCCCTTGCTCTACGAGACTGCCCTGAAATCTTCCACGCTCACAGTGCATCGTCACAGAACTGGTTCTCGTGAGTTTCTTCAGGACATGGATGCTGCCTGGGTCAGTAGCGGAACAGCTACTCTGGAAACCGCATTGGCGGGGCTGCCCATGGTGGTCGTGTATCGGACGGGTGCGCTAAGCTACTTTCTGGCAAGTCGCCTGGTAAAACTAGACTCGATTTCTCTGGTGAATTTGCTTGCGGAGGAGAAACTGGTTCCGGAGCGGGTGCAGGGGGATGCCAGTCCGGAGAATCTGCTTGCAGACATGGAATCGCTCCTTGATCTGCCAGACGCCGCTTCCCGTCAAAGAGAGGGGTTTCGGCTCATCGCGGAGGGTCTCGGTGGCCGGGATCCGGCGCAGGAAGTCGCTTCCATGGTTCTGCGCCTGCTGGAGGAATCATGAGCCATTGGAAAAGAGATTCCCGTGGCCTTGGCGAGAAACAGCTTCAGGGCATAGACCGGAATGCGGGTATTCTTGCCGCC from Candidatus Krumholzibacteriia bacterium harbors:
- the lpxB gene encoding lipid-A-disaccharide synthase, which encodes MPEERRILLLAGEASGDQATAPLIREILRQHPRWKLDAIGGPAMKEAGAQILYSSEELAVMGFQEVLLRAPRLLSLRRKMAERIRSGTYDLFLPVDAPAFNLPLCRIARQSGVPALYFIAPQVWAWKENRLKSMKRDLSALAVILPFEEDWFRERGMEARFVGHPLASHWNPGPRDREPVGQALRIALLPGSRKQEIRRHLPLFLKAAENLSQRREDCSFHLLEASSLSPLLYETALKSSTLTVHRHRTGSREFLQDMDAAWVSSGTATLETALAGLPMVVVYRTGALSYFLASRLVKLDSISLVNLLAEEKLVPERVQGDASPENLLADMESLLDLPDAASRQREGFRLIAEGLGGRDPAQEVASMVLRLLEES